In one Cyclopterus lumpus isolate fCycLum1 chromosome 24, fCycLum1.pri, whole genome shotgun sequence genomic region, the following are encoded:
- the zc3h14 gene encoding zinc finger CCCH domain-containing protein 14 isoform X2 codes for MEIGTEISKKIRAAIKGKLQELGAYIDEELPDYIMVMVANKKTSQQMSDDLSLFLGNNTYKFTVWLQGVLEKLRSVAVEPASLSGNPIQFDGDTLAGTDRSSISEDGRAEELKVLTVSSSRSDRTEARVSSSAHESRRGSLEKSSSRLTSAVKPLMEPHPLDAVLDIKPEMDDDDLIAEDPVEMGTNHGRSRGAASRPTAEIYRPGQSKFTTLSSAETCRSSEGSSHSRQQDSRSSRTSRTGSSRQDELSRKRKAPVASSVVRVNRAADEDSDDMEEEDTGYGGRSLSSRVSLPSKPERKPTLPPAKQANRNLILKAISEAQDSITRTTSYPTIAQRKTVPVAPRTRMASSEDMTAAIQLVQEHLHSLAPRVQTYTSAELPPSRSTAPVRSLASRLQMDLAENNERGEQSDYGAEVAEGSDTKPFDTRSFIVSRPQLGESSTKSQPPPQVKGELQSAVPRTVQASKDSASPKFIVTLDGVPSPLGNLAECEMELDYVRPPSKVTEATAHVNRDSKVSILHRLQGRVALSEDDMMEVEMAEEGPVSLKKRKVTERCRFWPVCKSGDECMYHHPTTQCKTFPTCKFGDKCLFVHPNCKYDARCTKPDCPFTHVSRRSTAAPPPRPAVQPVQTASVCRFFPECKKMDCPFYHPKPCRFAAQCKRTGCTFYHPTTAVPPRHALKWTKTQSS; via the exons GCTACAGGGTGTCCTTGAGAAGTTAAGATCCGTTGCAGTCG AGCCCGCATCCCTAAGTGGAAATCCGATCCAGTTTGATGGTGATACTTTGGCTGGGACGGACCGGTCATCTATCAGCGAGGACGGCAGAGCAGAGGAGTTGAAGGTGCTGACGGTGTCCAGCTCCCGCTCTGATAGGACTGAAGCGCGTGTGTCCAGTTCCGCTCATGAAAGCAG GAGAGGTAGCTTGGAGAAGAGTTCCTCCCGACTTACCTCCGCGGTTAAGCCCCTCATGGAGCCGCACCCCTTAGATGCGGTTCTTGACATCAAGCCAGAGATGGATGATGATGACCTCATCGCCGAGGATCCTGTAGAGATGGGCACCAACCATGGTCGATCACGCGGCGCAGCTAGTAGACCCACAGCTGAAATCTACAGACCGGGTCAGAGCAAGTTTACAACATTAAGCTCTGCAGAAACGTGTCGATCATCAGAAGGATCCTCTCACTCCAGGCAGCAGGACAGCAGAAGTAGCAGAACCTCCAGAACCGGATCCAGCAGG CAGGATGAGTTGTCACGGAAGCGTAAGGCGCCGGTAGCGAGTTCAGTGGTGCGAGTGAACCGAGCGGCAGATGAGGACAGCGAcgacatggaagaggaggatacAGGCTATGGAGGCAGAAGCCTTTCCAGTAGAGTGTCCCTACCCTCCAAACCTGAACGCAA GCCCACTCTCCCTCCAGCCAAGCAAGCCAACAGGAATCTGATACTGAAGGCCATCTCTGAGGCTCAAGACTCGATTACCAGAACTACATCCTACCCCACAA TAGCGCAGAGGAAGACTGTTCCTGTTGCACCTCGTACCCGTATGGCTAGCAGTGAGGATATGACTGCAGCCATCCAGCTGGTCCAGGAGCACCTCCACAGCCTGGCCCCCAGGGTTCAGACCTACACCTCTGCAGAGCTACCTCCTTCCAGAAGCACTG CTCCAGTGAGATCTTTAGCTTCTCGCCTTCAGATGGATTTAGCAGAGAACAATGaaagaggagagcagagtgACTATG GTGCTGAGGTTGCTGAGGGCAGTGATACAAAGCCGTTTGATACCCGCTCCTTTATAGTGAGCCGACCGCAGCTGGGAGAGTCTTCAACCAAAAGCCAGCCGCCTCCTCAGGTCAAAGGGGAACTCCAGTCTGCTGTACCACGCACTGTCCAggccag TAAGGACTCTGCAAGCCCCAAGTTCATAGTGACACTGGATGGGGTACCAAGCCCACTGGGGAATCTCGCCGAGTGCGAGATGGAGCTGGATTACGTGAGACCGCCCTCAAAGGTCACCGAGGCGACCGCCCACGTCAACAGGGATTCCAAAGTCAGCATCCTTCACAGACTACAGGGGAGAGTCGCATTATCAGAAG ATGATATGATGGAGGTTGAGATGGCGGAAGAGGGTCCCGTCTCTTTAAAGAAACGTAAGGTGACGGAGCGCTGCAGGTTTTGGCCGGTCTGTAAAAGTGGAGACGAGTGTATGTACCATCACCCTACAACACAGTGCAA GACCTTTCCCACTTGCAAGTTTGGGGATAAATGCCTTTTTGTGCATCCCAATTGTAAATACGACGCCAGATGCACCAAGCCGGACTGTCCCTTCACTCATGTCAGCCGGAGAAGCACAGCTGCTCCTCCGCCCAGGCCAG CAGTGCAGCCAGTGCAAACTGCCAGTGTGTGCCGCTTCTTCCCAGAGTGCAAGAAGATGGACTGTCCATTTTATCATCCCAAg CCTTGTCGCTTCGCGGCTCAGTGTAAGCGAACTGGATGTACCTTCTACCACCCGACCACAGCGGTGCCTCCGAGACACGCCCTGAAgtggacaaaaacacagagcag ctAA
- the zc3h14 gene encoding zinc finger CCCH domain-containing protein 14 isoform X5, translated as MEIGTEISKKIRAAIKGKLQELGAYIDEELPDYIMVMVANKKTSQQMSDDLSLFLGNNTYKFTVWLQGVLEKLRSVAVEPASLSGNPIQFDGDTLAGTDRSSISEDGRAEELKVLTVSSSRSDRTEARVSSSAHESRRGSLEKSSSRLTSAVKPLMEPHPLDAVLDIKPEMDDDDLIAEDPVEMGTNHGRSRGAASRPTAEIYRPGQSKFTTLSSAETCRSSEGSSHSRQQDSRSSRTSRTGSSRQDELSRKRKAPVASSVVRVNRAADEDSDDMEEEDTGYGGRSLSSRVSLPSKPERKPTLPPAKQANRNLILKAISEAQDSITRTTSYPTIAQRKTVPVAPRTRMASSEDMTAAIQLVQEHLHSLAPRVQTYTSAELPPSRSTAPVRSLASRLQMDLAENNERGEQSDYVSRPQLGESSTKSQPPPQVKGELQSAVPRTVQASKDSASPKFIVTLDGVPSPLGNLAECEMELDYVRPPSKVTEATAHVNRDSKVSILHRLQGRVALSEDDMMEVEMAEEGPVSLKKRKVTERCRFWPVCKSGDECMYHHPTTQCKTFPTCKFGDKCLFVHPNCKYDARCTKPDCPFTHVSRRSTAAPPPRPAVQPVQTASVCRFFPECKKMDCPFYHPKPCRFAAQCKRTGCTFYHPTTAVPPRHALKWTKTQSS; from the exons GCTACAGGGTGTCCTTGAGAAGTTAAGATCCGTTGCAGTCG AGCCCGCATCCCTAAGTGGAAATCCGATCCAGTTTGATGGTGATACTTTGGCTGGGACGGACCGGTCATCTATCAGCGAGGACGGCAGAGCAGAGGAGTTGAAGGTGCTGACGGTGTCCAGCTCCCGCTCTGATAGGACTGAAGCGCGTGTGTCCAGTTCCGCTCATGAAAGCAG GAGAGGTAGCTTGGAGAAGAGTTCCTCCCGACTTACCTCCGCGGTTAAGCCCCTCATGGAGCCGCACCCCTTAGATGCGGTTCTTGACATCAAGCCAGAGATGGATGATGATGACCTCATCGCCGAGGATCCTGTAGAGATGGGCACCAACCATGGTCGATCACGCGGCGCAGCTAGTAGACCCACAGCTGAAATCTACAGACCGGGTCAGAGCAAGTTTACAACATTAAGCTCTGCAGAAACGTGTCGATCATCAGAAGGATCCTCTCACTCCAGGCAGCAGGACAGCAGAAGTAGCAGAACCTCCAGAACCGGATCCAGCAGG CAGGATGAGTTGTCACGGAAGCGTAAGGCGCCGGTAGCGAGTTCAGTGGTGCGAGTGAACCGAGCGGCAGATGAGGACAGCGAcgacatggaagaggaggatacAGGCTATGGAGGCAGAAGCCTTTCCAGTAGAGTGTCCCTACCCTCCAAACCTGAACGCAA GCCCACTCTCCCTCCAGCCAAGCAAGCCAACAGGAATCTGATACTGAAGGCCATCTCTGAGGCTCAAGACTCGATTACCAGAACTACATCCTACCCCACAA TAGCGCAGAGGAAGACTGTTCCTGTTGCACCTCGTACCCGTATGGCTAGCAGTGAGGATATGACTGCAGCCATCCAGCTGGTCCAGGAGCACCTCCACAGCCTGGCCCCCAGGGTTCAGACCTACACCTCTGCAGAGCTACCTCCTTCCAGAAGCACTG CTCCAGTGAGATCTTTAGCTTCTCGCCTTCAGATGGATTTAGCAGAGAACAATGaaagaggagagcagagtgACTATG TGAGCCGACCGCAGCTGGGAGAGTCTTCAACCAAAAGCCAGCCGCCTCCTCAGGTCAAAGGGGAACTCCAGTCTGCTGTACCACGCACTGTCCAggccag TAAGGACTCTGCAAGCCCCAAGTTCATAGTGACACTGGATGGGGTACCAAGCCCACTGGGGAATCTCGCCGAGTGCGAGATGGAGCTGGATTACGTGAGACCGCCCTCAAAGGTCACCGAGGCGACCGCCCACGTCAACAGGGATTCCAAAGTCAGCATCCTTCACAGACTACAGGGGAGAGTCGCATTATCAGAAG ATGATATGATGGAGGTTGAGATGGCGGAAGAGGGTCCCGTCTCTTTAAAGAAACGTAAGGTGACGGAGCGCTGCAGGTTTTGGCCGGTCTGTAAAAGTGGAGACGAGTGTATGTACCATCACCCTACAACACAGTGCAA GACCTTTCCCACTTGCAAGTTTGGGGATAAATGCCTTTTTGTGCATCCCAATTGTAAATACGACGCCAGATGCACCAAGCCGGACTGTCCCTTCACTCATGTCAGCCGGAGAAGCACAGCTGCTCCTCCGCCCAGGCCAG CAGTGCAGCCAGTGCAAACTGCCAGTGTGTGCCGCTTCTTCCCAGAGTGCAAGAAGATGGACTGTCCATTTTATCATCCCAAg CCTTGTCGCTTCGCGGCTCAGTGTAAGCGAACTGGATGTACCTTCTACCACCCGACCACAGCGGTGCCTCCGAGACACGCCCTGAAgtggacaaaaacacagagcag ctAA
- the zc3h14 gene encoding zinc finger CCCH domain-containing protein 14 isoform X1 has translation MEIGTEISKKIRAAIKGKLQELGAYIDEELPDYIMVMVANKKTSQQMSDDLSLFLGNNTYKFTVWLQGVLEKLRSVAVEPASLSGNPIQFDGDTLAGTDRSSISEDGRAEELKVLTVSSSRSDRTEARVSSSAHESRRGSLEKSSSRLTSAVKPLMEPHPLDAVLDIKPEMDDDDLIAEDPVEMGTNHGRSRGAASRPTAEIYRPGQSKFTTLSSAETCRSSEGSSHSRQQDSRSSRTSRTGSSRQQDELSRKRKAPVASSVVRVNRAADEDSDDMEEEDTGYGGRSLSSRVSLPSKPERKPTLPPAKQANRNLILKAISEAQDSITRTTSYPTIAQRKTVPVAPRTRMASSEDMTAAIQLVQEHLHSLAPRVQTYTSAELPPSRSTAPVRSLASRLQMDLAENNERGEQSDYGAEVAEGSDTKPFDTRSFIVSRPQLGESSTKSQPPPQVKGELQSAVPRTVQASKDSASPKFIVTLDGVPSPLGNLAECEMELDYVRPPSKVTEATAHVNRDSKVSILHRLQGRVALSEDDMMEVEMAEEGPVSLKKRKVTERCRFWPVCKSGDECMYHHPTTQCKTFPTCKFGDKCLFVHPNCKYDARCTKPDCPFTHVSRRSTAAPPPRPAVQPVQTASVCRFFPECKKMDCPFYHPKPCRFAAQCKRTGCTFYHPTTAVPPRHALKWTKTQSS, from the exons GCTACAGGGTGTCCTTGAGAAGTTAAGATCCGTTGCAGTCG AGCCCGCATCCCTAAGTGGAAATCCGATCCAGTTTGATGGTGATACTTTGGCTGGGACGGACCGGTCATCTATCAGCGAGGACGGCAGAGCAGAGGAGTTGAAGGTGCTGACGGTGTCCAGCTCCCGCTCTGATAGGACTGAAGCGCGTGTGTCCAGTTCCGCTCATGAAAGCAG GAGAGGTAGCTTGGAGAAGAGTTCCTCCCGACTTACCTCCGCGGTTAAGCCCCTCATGGAGCCGCACCCCTTAGATGCGGTTCTTGACATCAAGCCAGAGATGGATGATGATGACCTCATCGCCGAGGATCCTGTAGAGATGGGCACCAACCATGGTCGATCACGCGGCGCAGCTAGTAGACCCACAGCTGAAATCTACAGACCGGGTCAGAGCAAGTTTACAACATTAAGCTCTGCAGAAACGTGTCGATCATCAGAAGGATCCTCTCACTCCAGGCAGCAGGACAGCAGAAGTAGCAGAACCTCCAGAACCGGATCCAGCAGG CAGCAGGATGAGTTGTCACGGAAGCGTAAGGCGCCGGTAGCGAGTTCAGTGGTGCGAGTGAACCGAGCGGCAGATGAGGACAGCGAcgacatggaagaggaggatacAGGCTATGGAGGCAGAAGCCTTTCCAGTAGAGTGTCCCTACCCTCCAAACCTGAACGCAA GCCCACTCTCCCTCCAGCCAAGCAAGCCAACAGGAATCTGATACTGAAGGCCATCTCTGAGGCTCAAGACTCGATTACCAGAACTACATCCTACCCCACAA TAGCGCAGAGGAAGACTGTTCCTGTTGCACCTCGTACCCGTATGGCTAGCAGTGAGGATATGACTGCAGCCATCCAGCTGGTCCAGGAGCACCTCCACAGCCTGGCCCCCAGGGTTCAGACCTACACCTCTGCAGAGCTACCTCCTTCCAGAAGCACTG CTCCAGTGAGATCTTTAGCTTCTCGCCTTCAGATGGATTTAGCAGAGAACAATGaaagaggagagcagagtgACTATG GTGCTGAGGTTGCTGAGGGCAGTGATACAAAGCCGTTTGATACCCGCTCCTTTATAGTGAGCCGACCGCAGCTGGGAGAGTCTTCAACCAAAAGCCAGCCGCCTCCTCAGGTCAAAGGGGAACTCCAGTCTGCTGTACCACGCACTGTCCAggccag TAAGGACTCTGCAAGCCCCAAGTTCATAGTGACACTGGATGGGGTACCAAGCCCACTGGGGAATCTCGCCGAGTGCGAGATGGAGCTGGATTACGTGAGACCGCCCTCAAAGGTCACCGAGGCGACCGCCCACGTCAACAGGGATTCCAAAGTCAGCATCCTTCACAGACTACAGGGGAGAGTCGCATTATCAGAAG ATGATATGATGGAGGTTGAGATGGCGGAAGAGGGTCCCGTCTCTTTAAAGAAACGTAAGGTGACGGAGCGCTGCAGGTTTTGGCCGGTCTGTAAAAGTGGAGACGAGTGTATGTACCATCACCCTACAACACAGTGCAA GACCTTTCCCACTTGCAAGTTTGGGGATAAATGCCTTTTTGTGCATCCCAATTGTAAATACGACGCCAGATGCACCAAGCCGGACTGTCCCTTCACTCATGTCAGCCGGAGAAGCACAGCTGCTCCTCCGCCCAGGCCAG CAGTGCAGCCAGTGCAAACTGCCAGTGTGTGCCGCTTCTTCCCAGAGTGCAAGAAGATGGACTGTCCATTTTATCATCCCAAg CCTTGTCGCTTCGCGGCTCAGTGTAAGCGAACTGGATGTACCTTCTACCACCCGACCACAGCGGTGCCTCCGAGACACGCCCTGAAgtggacaaaaacacagagcag ctAA
- the zc3h14 gene encoding zinc finger CCCH domain-containing protein 14 isoform X4 codes for MEIGTEISKKIRAAIKGKLQELGAYIDEELPDYIMVMVANKKTSQQMSDDLSLFLGNNTYKFTVWLQGVLEKLRSVAVEPASLSGNPIQFDGDTLAGTDRSSISEDGRAEELKVLTVSSSRSDRTEARVSSSAHESRRGSLEKSSSRLTSAVKPLMEPHPLDAVLDIKPEMDDDDLIAEDPVEMGTNHGRSRGAASRPTAEIYRPGQSKFTTLSSAETCRSSEGSSHSRQQDSRSSRTSRTGSSRQQDELSRKRKAPVASSVVRVNRAADEDSDDMEEEDTGYGGRSLSSRVSLPSKPERKPTLPPAKQANRNLILKAISEAQDSITRTTSYPTIAQRKTVPVAPRTRMASSEDMTAAIQLVQEHLHSLAPRVQTYTSAELPPSRSTAPVRSLASRLQMDLAENNERGEQSDYVSRPQLGESSTKSQPPPQVKGELQSAVPRTVQASKDSASPKFIVTLDGVPSPLGNLAECEMELDYVRPPSKVTEATAHVNRDSKVSILHRLQGRVALSEDDMMEVEMAEEGPVSLKKRKVTERCRFWPVCKSGDECMYHHPTTQCKTFPTCKFGDKCLFVHPNCKYDARCTKPDCPFTHVSRRSTAAPPPRPAVQPVQTASVCRFFPECKKMDCPFYHPKPCRFAAQCKRTGCTFYHPTTAVPPRHALKWTKTQSS; via the exons GCTACAGGGTGTCCTTGAGAAGTTAAGATCCGTTGCAGTCG AGCCCGCATCCCTAAGTGGAAATCCGATCCAGTTTGATGGTGATACTTTGGCTGGGACGGACCGGTCATCTATCAGCGAGGACGGCAGAGCAGAGGAGTTGAAGGTGCTGACGGTGTCCAGCTCCCGCTCTGATAGGACTGAAGCGCGTGTGTCCAGTTCCGCTCATGAAAGCAG GAGAGGTAGCTTGGAGAAGAGTTCCTCCCGACTTACCTCCGCGGTTAAGCCCCTCATGGAGCCGCACCCCTTAGATGCGGTTCTTGACATCAAGCCAGAGATGGATGATGATGACCTCATCGCCGAGGATCCTGTAGAGATGGGCACCAACCATGGTCGATCACGCGGCGCAGCTAGTAGACCCACAGCTGAAATCTACAGACCGGGTCAGAGCAAGTTTACAACATTAAGCTCTGCAGAAACGTGTCGATCATCAGAAGGATCCTCTCACTCCAGGCAGCAGGACAGCAGAAGTAGCAGAACCTCCAGAACCGGATCCAGCAGG CAGCAGGATGAGTTGTCACGGAAGCGTAAGGCGCCGGTAGCGAGTTCAGTGGTGCGAGTGAACCGAGCGGCAGATGAGGACAGCGAcgacatggaagaggaggatacAGGCTATGGAGGCAGAAGCCTTTCCAGTAGAGTGTCCCTACCCTCCAAACCTGAACGCAA GCCCACTCTCCCTCCAGCCAAGCAAGCCAACAGGAATCTGATACTGAAGGCCATCTCTGAGGCTCAAGACTCGATTACCAGAACTACATCCTACCCCACAA TAGCGCAGAGGAAGACTGTTCCTGTTGCACCTCGTACCCGTATGGCTAGCAGTGAGGATATGACTGCAGCCATCCAGCTGGTCCAGGAGCACCTCCACAGCCTGGCCCCCAGGGTTCAGACCTACACCTCTGCAGAGCTACCTCCTTCCAGAAGCACTG CTCCAGTGAGATCTTTAGCTTCTCGCCTTCAGATGGATTTAGCAGAGAACAATGaaagaggagagcagagtgACTATG TGAGCCGACCGCAGCTGGGAGAGTCTTCAACCAAAAGCCAGCCGCCTCCTCAGGTCAAAGGGGAACTCCAGTCTGCTGTACCACGCACTGTCCAggccag TAAGGACTCTGCAAGCCCCAAGTTCATAGTGACACTGGATGGGGTACCAAGCCCACTGGGGAATCTCGCCGAGTGCGAGATGGAGCTGGATTACGTGAGACCGCCCTCAAAGGTCACCGAGGCGACCGCCCACGTCAACAGGGATTCCAAAGTCAGCATCCTTCACAGACTACAGGGGAGAGTCGCATTATCAGAAG ATGATATGATGGAGGTTGAGATGGCGGAAGAGGGTCCCGTCTCTTTAAAGAAACGTAAGGTGACGGAGCGCTGCAGGTTTTGGCCGGTCTGTAAAAGTGGAGACGAGTGTATGTACCATCACCCTACAACACAGTGCAA GACCTTTCCCACTTGCAAGTTTGGGGATAAATGCCTTTTTGTGCATCCCAATTGTAAATACGACGCCAGATGCACCAAGCCGGACTGTCCCTTCACTCATGTCAGCCGGAGAAGCACAGCTGCTCCTCCGCCCAGGCCAG CAGTGCAGCCAGTGCAAACTGCCAGTGTGTGCCGCTTCTTCCCAGAGTGCAAGAAGATGGACTGTCCATTTTATCATCCCAAg CCTTGTCGCTTCGCGGCTCAGTGTAAGCGAACTGGATGTACCTTCTACCACCCGACCACAGCGGTGCCTCCGAGACACGCCCTGAAgtggacaaaaacacagagcag ctAA
- the zc3h14 gene encoding zinc finger CCCH domain-containing protein 14 isoform X3 — translation MEIGTEISKKIRAAIKGKLQELGAYIDEELPDYIMVMVANKKTSQQMSDDLSLFLGNNTYKFTVWLQGVLEKLRSVAVEPASLSGNPIQFDGDTLAGTDRSSISEDGRAEELKVLTVSSSRSDRTEARVSSSAHESRRGSLEKSSSRLTSAVKPLMEPHPLDAVLDIKPEMDDDDLIAEDPVEMGTNHGRSRGAASRPTAEIYRPGQSKFTTLSSAETCRSSEGSSHSRQQDSRSSRTSRTGSSRQQDELSRKRKAPVASSVVRVNRAADEDSDDMEEEDTGYGGRSLSSRVSLPSKPERKPTLPPAKQANRNLILKAISEAQDSITRTTSYPTTQRKTVPVAPRTRMASSEDMTAAIQLVQEHLHSLAPRVQTYTSAELPPSRSTAPVRSLASRLQMDLAENNERGEQSDYGAEVAEGSDTKPFDTRSFIVSRPQLGESSTKSQPPPQVKGELQSAVPRTVQASKDSASPKFIVTLDGVPSPLGNLAECEMELDYVRPPSKVTEATAHVNRDSKVSILHRLQGRVALSEDDMMEVEMAEEGPVSLKKRKVTERCRFWPVCKSGDECMYHHPTTQCKTFPTCKFGDKCLFVHPNCKYDARCTKPDCPFTHVSRRSTAAPPPRPAVQPVQTASVCRFFPECKKMDCPFYHPKPCRFAAQCKRTGCTFYHPTTAVPPRHALKWTKTQSS, via the exons GCTACAGGGTGTCCTTGAGAAGTTAAGATCCGTTGCAGTCG AGCCCGCATCCCTAAGTGGAAATCCGATCCAGTTTGATGGTGATACTTTGGCTGGGACGGACCGGTCATCTATCAGCGAGGACGGCAGAGCAGAGGAGTTGAAGGTGCTGACGGTGTCCAGCTCCCGCTCTGATAGGACTGAAGCGCGTGTGTCCAGTTCCGCTCATGAAAGCAG GAGAGGTAGCTTGGAGAAGAGTTCCTCCCGACTTACCTCCGCGGTTAAGCCCCTCATGGAGCCGCACCCCTTAGATGCGGTTCTTGACATCAAGCCAGAGATGGATGATGATGACCTCATCGCCGAGGATCCTGTAGAGATGGGCACCAACCATGGTCGATCACGCGGCGCAGCTAGTAGACCCACAGCTGAAATCTACAGACCGGGTCAGAGCAAGTTTACAACATTAAGCTCTGCAGAAACGTGTCGATCATCAGAAGGATCCTCTCACTCCAGGCAGCAGGACAGCAGAAGTAGCAGAACCTCCAGAACCGGATCCAGCAGG CAGCAGGATGAGTTGTCACGGAAGCGTAAGGCGCCGGTAGCGAGTTCAGTGGTGCGAGTGAACCGAGCGGCAGATGAGGACAGCGAcgacatggaagaggaggatacAGGCTATGGAGGCAGAAGCCTTTCCAGTAGAGTGTCCCTACCCTCCAAACCTGAACGCAA GCCCACTCTCCCTCCAGCCAAGCAAGCCAACAGGAATCTGATACTGAAGGCCATCTCTGAGGCTCAAGACTCGATTACCAGAACTACATCCTACCCCACAA CGCAGAGGAAGACTGTTCCTGTTGCACCTCGTACCCGTATGGCTAGCAGTGAGGATATGACTGCAGCCATCCAGCTGGTCCAGGAGCACCTCCACAGCCTGGCCCCCAGGGTTCAGACCTACACCTCTGCAGAGCTACCTCCTTCCAGAAGCACTG CTCCAGTGAGATCTTTAGCTTCTCGCCTTCAGATGGATTTAGCAGAGAACAATGaaagaggagagcagagtgACTATG GTGCTGAGGTTGCTGAGGGCAGTGATACAAAGCCGTTTGATACCCGCTCCTTTATAGTGAGCCGACCGCAGCTGGGAGAGTCTTCAACCAAAAGCCAGCCGCCTCCTCAGGTCAAAGGGGAACTCCAGTCTGCTGTACCACGCACTGTCCAggccag TAAGGACTCTGCAAGCCCCAAGTTCATAGTGACACTGGATGGGGTACCAAGCCCACTGGGGAATCTCGCCGAGTGCGAGATGGAGCTGGATTACGTGAGACCGCCCTCAAAGGTCACCGAGGCGACCGCCCACGTCAACAGGGATTCCAAAGTCAGCATCCTTCACAGACTACAGGGGAGAGTCGCATTATCAGAAG ATGATATGATGGAGGTTGAGATGGCGGAAGAGGGTCCCGTCTCTTTAAAGAAACGTAAGGTGACGGAGCGCTGCAGGTTTTGGCCGGTCTGTAAAAGTGGAGACGAGTGTATGTACCATCACCCTACAACACAGTGCAA GACCTTTCCCACTTGCAAGTTTGGGGATAAATGCCTTTTTGTGCATCCCAATTGTAAATACGACGCCAGATGCACCAAGCCGGACTGTCCCTTCACTCATGTCAGCCGGAGAAGCACAGCTGCTCCTCCGCCCAGGCCAG CAGTGCAGCCAGTGCAAACTGCCAGTGTGTGCCGCTTCTTCCCAGAGTGCAAGAAGATGGACTGTCCATTTTATCATCCCAAg CCTTGTCGCTTCGCGGCTCAGTGTAAGCGAACTGGATGTACCTTCTACCACCCGACCACAGCGGTGCCTCCGAGACACGCCCTGAAgtggacaaaaacacagagcag ctAA